The following is a genomic window from Acidobacteriota bacterium.
GCAGCGCCCAGCAGTGGTGCGTCGCGTCGTGGTACCGGCGGCGGATCGCGGCGAGGAGGCGGCCGGCGTCGTCGACCGAACCCGCCGGCAACGCCTGGCCGATGAACCGCGAGCCCCGGACCCGCGTCTCCACCTCGGGACCGGGCTCCACCGAGAGGACGCGGTCGGCGTCCCGGGGTGCGTCGGCGCCCGTGCCCATGCGGAAAGTCTACCCGCGACAGCCGGGCCGCCGCGCGACCGCCGCGCCGCCGGAAAGGCCCGGGTCCCCGACGGAAGCGGGAAACTCGCCGGCGGCCGCCGTCCCCCGCGCGGGCGCGGTCATCGCCGGCCGCCGTCCCCCGCGCGAACGCGGCCGTCGCCGGCCGCGAACCCGCCGGGCCGGCCCTCGTCCTCCTCGCCGAGCCGTCTCCGATCCGGAGAGGCGACCGGACGCCGCGTGCGCCTCCGCGGCGGGCCGGCCTATGATCGCCCGTCCCGAGGAGGCCCGGTGGGAACCGAACGGAGGCCACGAATCCGGCGGGGCCGGACGCTGGGTGCGCTCGGCGCCGCCGCCGGATTGCTCCTCGCGGCCGGGTGCGGCGCGCCGGCGGCCCCGGACGGCCCCGATCCCCATTCCTGGTCGCACCCCGAGCAGGTCCGGGTCACGCACCTCGCGCTCGACCTCGAGGCCGACTTCGAGGCGCGGCGCCTGTCCGGCTCCGTGCGGCTCGACTTGGACCGCCGCGATCCCGGCGCTCCGCTCGTGCTCGACACCCGCGACCTCGAGATCCGGTCCGTGCGGGACGGAAAGGGAAGGCCCCTGCAGTGGCGTCTCGGCCCGGCCCGGGCGGGACTCGGGCGGCCGCTCGCCGTCGAGCTCCGCCCGGAAACGAGATCGGTCGTCGTCGCCTACCGGACGGATCCAGAGGCCGCCGCTCTGCAATGGCTGGATCCCGAGCAGACGGAGGGGGGGCGGCATCCCTTCCTCTATTCCCAGTCGCAGTCGATCCTCGCGCGGAGCTGGATCCCCTGCCAGGACACCCCTTCCGTGCGCGCGACCTACGAAGCCACGGTCCGCGTGCCTCCGCCGCTGATGGCGCTGATGAGCGCCGAGAATCCGACCGAACCGGCGCCCGACGGCGTCTACCGGTTCCGGATGCCGCAGCCGATCCCCGCCTATCTGATGGCCATCGCGGCCGGTGAGCTGGAATTCCGCCCCCTCGGTCCCCGCTCCGGCGTCTATGCCGAGCCGGAGGTGGTCGACCGGGCGGCCCGGGAATTCGCCGAGACCGAAGAGATGATGGCCGTCGCCGAATCGCTCTACGGGCCGTACCGGTGGGGCCGCTACGACATCCTCGTCCTGCCGCCGAGCTTTCCGTTCGGTGGGATGGAAAACCCGCGCCTGACCTTCGTCACGCCGACGGTGCTGGCGGGGGACCGCTCGCTCACCGCGCTGGTCGCCCACGAGCTGGCGCACTCCTGGTCGGGAAACCTCGTCACCAACGCGACCTGGAACGACTTCTGGCTCAACGAGGGATTCACGACCTACATCGAAGTCCGGATCATGGAGGCGCTGAGGGGGAAGGAGTACGCCGACATGTTGCGGGCCCTCGGGCGACACGCCCTTGAGGAGGAGTTGGACCGCCTCGGCCGCAGCTCGCCCGACACCCGGCTCGCCCTGGATCTTGCGGGCCGGGACCCGGACGAGGCGATGACGGATGTGCCTTACGAGAAGGGGCGCATGTTCCTCGAACGTCTCGAG
Proteins encoded in this region:
- a CDS encoding M1 family peptidase codes for the protein MRRGRTLGALGAAAGLLLAAGCGAPAAPDGPDPHSWSHPEQVRVTHLALDLEADFEARRLSGSVRLDLDRRDPGAPLVLDTRDLEIRSVRDGKGRPLQWRLGPARAGLGRPLAVELRPETRSVVVAYRTDPEAAALQWLDPEQTEGGRHPFLYSQSQSILARSWIPCQDTPSVRATYEATVRVPPPLMALMSAENPTEPAPDGVYRFRMPQPIPAYLMAIAAGELEFRPLGPRSGVYAEPEVVDRAAREFAETEEMMAVAESLYGPYRWGRYDILVLPPSFPFGGMENPRLTFVTPTVLAGDRSLTALVAHELAHSWSGNLVTNATWNDFWLNEGFTTYIEVRIMEALRGKEYADMLRALGRHALEEELDRLGRSSPDTRLALDLAGRDPDEAMTDVPYEKGRMFLERLERRFGRRAFDAFLRRYFDAFAFRPVTTKDFRHFLAAHLAKDDPEALEEAELWIDMPGLPEDSPEVVPEAFARVDRQFEAWRSGTPADRLDAGGWNTQQWLRFLGHLEDPVPVDRMAELDAAFHFTDSANAEILGAWLRHAVRSRYRAADARLEEFLLEVGRLKFLEPLYRDLSATEEGRARARALFERASPRYHPITRAAIRKILNDAGA